The proteins below are encoded in one region of Brachyspira intermedia PWS/A:
- a CDS encoding flagellin N-terminal helical domain-containing protein, whose product MIINNNISALNANRQLNLTGNSMTKTIAQLSSGMRINTAGDDASGLAVSEKMRSQYRGLQQATRNAQNGISFIQTTEGYLNETTNIMQRMRELAIQSANGIYSDSDRALIQVEVNQLVAEVDRIASQAEFNKMNMLTGRFAADGQTPMTFHIGANMDQRVSVNIGSMTAANLQVGGDTPISISSVETANQALGRIDEGIQMVVAQRAELGAVQNRMESMVKSLMIATENTIASESVIRDADMASAMVAYTREQILQQTGAAMLANANMKNQSIMRIIG is encoded by the coding sequence ATGATTATCAACAATAATATTTCTGCATTAAATGCAAACAGACAATTGAATTTAACAGGAAATTCAATGACTAAAACAATAGCTCAGCTTTCTAGCGGTATGAGAATTAACACTGCTGGAGATGATGCTTCTGGATTAGCAGTATCTGAAAAAATGCGTTCACAATACCGTGGTTTACAACAAGCTACTAGAAACGCTCAAAACGGTATATCTTTCATTCAAACAACTGAAGGTTATTTAAATGAAACTACTAACATTATGCAAAGAATGAGAGAATTAGCTATTCAATCTGCTAACGGTATATACTCTGACAGCGACAGAGCTTTAATACAAGTAGAAGTTAATCAATTAGTAGCTGAAGTTGACAGAATCGCTTCTCAAGCTGAATTCAACAAAATGAACATGTTAACAGGACGTTTTGCTGCTGATGGTCAAACTCCTATGACTTTCCACATCGGTGCTAACATGGATCAAAGAGTATCTGTTAATATAGGTTCTATGACTGCTGCTAACTTACAAGTTGGTGGAGACACTCCTATTTCTATTTCTTCTGTTGAAACTGCTAACCAAGCTTTAGGAAGAATAGATGAAGGTATTCAAATGGTTGTAGCTCAAAGAGCTGAATTAGGTGCTGTTCAAAATAGAATGGAATCTATGGTAAAAAGCTTAATGATCGCTACTGAAAACACTATCGCTTCTGAAAGTGTTATACGTGATGCTGATATGGCTTCTGCTATGGTTGCTTATACTCGTGAGCAAATCTTACAACAAACAGGTGCTGCTATGTTAGCTAACGCTAATATGAAAAATCAATCTATAATGAGAATTATTGGATAA
- a CDS encoding fumarate hydratase, which produces MREIDVNLITENVAQLCIDANIYLNDDIKKALIESEKKEENKIAKNILNVLIENADIASKELKPICQDTGMAIIYMDIGMDVHFTGGNLTDAINKGVALGYTKGYLRKSVLNDPIDRKNTNDNTPAVIHYNIVDGDKVKIIVAPKGFGSENMSKIKMLPPSAGIEGVKEFVYETIRTAASNACPPMIIGIGLGGSMEKCADIAKRALLREVGTKNEDIRLQKLEEELLENINKMNIGPSGFGGNTTALAVHINMYAAHITSLPVCVCTGCHVTRHREIVL; this is translated from the coding sequence ATGCGTGAGATAGATGTTAATCTTATAACAGAAAATGTAGCTCAATTATGTATAGATGCTAATATTTATTTAAATGATGATATTAAAAAAGCTCTGATTGAAAGCGAAAAAAAAGAAGAAAATAAAATTGCAAAAAATATTCTTAATGTTTTGATAGAAAATGCTGATATAGCTTCTAAAGAATTAAAGCCTATATGTCAGGATACGGGTATGGCTATTATATATATGGATATAGGAATGGACGTGCATTTTACCGGCGGTAATTTAACAGACGCTATTAATAAAGGTGTTGCTTTAGGATATACTAAAGGTTATCTAAGAAAGTCAGTATTAAATGATCCTATAGATAGAAAAAATACTAATGATAACACTCCGGCTGTAATACATTATAATATTGTAGATGGGGATAAAGTAAAAATCATAGTGGCACCTAAAGGTTTCGGCAGTGAGAATATGAGTAAAATAAAGATGCTTCCTCCTTCAGCTGGAATAGAGGGTGTAAAAGAGTTTGTATATGAAACAATAAGAACAGCCGCTTCTAATGCTTGCCCTCCTATGATTATAGGGATAGGTTTGGGAGGAAGTATGGAGAAATGTGCTGATATTGCAAAAAGGGCTTTACTTAGAGAAGTAGGCACAAAAAATGAAGATATTCGTTTACAAAAGTTAGAAGAAGAATTACTTGAGAATATTAATAAAATGAATATAGGGCCTTCAGGATTCGGAGGAAATACAACTGCTTTAGCAGTTCATATAAACATGTATGCTGCACATATAACTTCTCTTCCTGTATGTGTTTGTACCGGATGTCATGTAACAAGGCATAGAGAAATTGTTCTATAA
- a CDS encoding Fe-S-containing hydro-lyase: MEIKKLNTPLTKEKLSVLNAGDMVALTGTIYTARDAAHKRLIDMLNNNEKLPFDIENQTIFYAGPSPAKPNEVMGSIGPTTSYRMDAYSPKLLELGLLSMIGKGKRSKEVIDAIIKYGGVYFAAIGGAAAYMSNCVKSAKIIAFEDLGTEAIRELYVEDMPLIVAIDSKGNNALTA; this comes from the coding sequence ATGGAAATAAAAAAATTAAATACGCCTTTAACAAAAGAAAAATTATCTGTTTTAAATGCCGGAGATATGGTGGCTTTAACAGGTACTATTTATACTGCAAGAGATGCTGCTCATAAAAGATTAATCGATATGTTAAACAACAATGAAAAACTTCCTTTCGATATAGAAAATCAAACAATTTTTTATGCGGGGCCTTCTCCTGCAAAACCTAATGAAGTTATGGGAAGTATTGGACCTACTACTAGTTATAGAATGGATGCTTATTCACCTAAACTTTTAGAGCTTGGACTTTTATCTATGATAGGGAAGGGTAAAAGAAGTAAAGAAGTGATAGATGCCATAATAAAATATGGCGGAGTTTATTTTGCTGCTATTGGAGGGGCTGCTGCCTATATGTCTAATTGTGTTAAGTCTGCTAAAATTATAGCTTTTGAAGATTTAGGTACTGAGGCCATAAGAGAGCTTTATGTTGAAGATATGCCTTTGATTGTAGCTATAGATTCTAAAGGAAACAATGCCTTAACTGCATAA
- a CDS encoding tRNA (cytidine(34)-2'-O)-methyltransferase — translation MNDDFNIIIALYRPEIPANTGNIGRLCVGLNIPLHIVSKPSFIISSKEVKRAGLDYWEHLQLVKHENENTFLEYCNNNNKRIVPITKFGKHRYDEFQYHNNDILLFGRESTGLRESLWENDLENSVYIPMSDNIRSINVSNTAAIVAYEAYRHIVLINN, via the coding sequence ATAAATGATGACTTTAATATAATTATAGCTTTATATCGTCCGGAAATACCTGCTAATACAGGAAATATTGGAAGATTATGTGTAGGACTTAATATACCTTTACATATTGTTTCAAAGCCTTCTTTTATAATTAGCTCTAAAGAAGTTAAACGTGCCGGACTTGATTATTGGGAGCATTTGCAATTAGTAAAACATGAAAATGAAAACACTTTTTTAGAATACTGCAATAACAACAATAAAAGAATAGTGCCTATTACAAAATTTGGAAAGCATAGATACGATGAATTTCAATATCATAATAATGATATACTTTTATTCGGAAGAGAATCAACTGGGCTTAGAGAATCATTATGGGAAAACGATTTAGAAAATTCTGTATACATACCTATGAGTGATAATATACGTTCTATAAATGTATCGAATACTGCAGCTATAGTTGCTTATGAAGCATACAGACATATTGTTTTGATTAATAATTAA
- the purM gene encoding phosphoribosylformylglycinamidine cyclo-ligase — MGISYKDSGVSREEGYKAVSLMKEVVAKTMHTNVLNNIGSFGALYELGKYNNPVLVSGTDGVGTKLEIAFSMKKYDTVGIDAVAMCVNDVLCHGAKPIFFLDYLACGRLNGETAALIVKGIADGCYEAGAALIGGETAEMPGFYKDGDYDIAGFCVGVVEKDKIIDGSKVSEGDAIIGIASSGFHSNGYSLIRKLVRDYNAVYEGEKIGETLLTPTKIYVKKVLPLLEKYNIKGMAHITGGGLIENVPRSVAKGYKAVIKKDSFITPNIFNYIQYLGNIKEEEMYNTFNMGIGFVIIASKEDKDNIINDLKEQNESAYEIGYIAKNDNEDKSDICLE, encoded by the coding sequence ATGGGCATTTCTTATAAAGACAGCGGAGTCAGCAGAGAAGAAGGTTATAAAGCTGTATCTCTGATGAAAGAAGTTGTGGCTAAAACTATGCATACAAATGTACTTAATAATATAGGAAGTTTCGGTGCTTTGTATGAACTTGGTAAGTATAATAATCCGGTACTTGTATCTGGAACTGACGGAGTAGGTACAAAGTTAGAGATAGCATTTTCTATGAAGAAGTATGATACTGTTGGAATAGATGCTGTTGCTATGTGTGTTAATGATGTGCTTTGTCATGGTGCTAAGCCTATTTTCTTTTTAGATTATCTTGCATGCGGAAGATTAAACGGAGAAACAGCTGCTTTAATAGTTAAAGGCATTGCTGATGGATGTTATGAGGCTGGTGCTGCTTTAATTGGCGGAGAAACTGCTGAAATGCCTGGTTTTTATAAAGATGGAGATTATGATATCGCCGGTTTTTGTGTTGGTGTTGTAGAGAAAGATAAGATTATTGACGGCTCTAAAGTAAGCGAAGGAGATGCTATTATAGGTATAGCTTCTTCTGGTTTTCATAGTAATGGATATTCACTTATAAGAAAACTTGTAAGAGATTATAATGCTGTATATGAAGGTGAAAAAATAGGTGAAACTCTTTTAACACCTACTAAAATATATGTAAAAAAAGTACTTCCTTTATTAGAAAAATATAATATTAAAGGTATGGCTCATATTACAGGCGGCGGTTTAATAGAAAATGTGCCTCGTTCTGTTGCTAAGGGATACAAGGCTGTAATTAAAAAAGACAGTTTTATTACTCCTAATATATTTAATTATATTCAGTATTTAGGAAATATAAAAGAAGAAGAGATGTATAATACTTTCAATATGGGTATTGGATTTGTGATAATAGCTTCTAAAGAGGATAAAGATAATATTATAAATGATTTGAAAGAGCAAAATGAATCCGCTTATGAAATAGGGTATATTGCTAAAAATGATAATGAGGATAAGAGTGATATATGCTTAGAGTAG
- the purN gene encoding phosphoribosylglycinamide formyltransferase translates to MLRVAVLISGGGSNLKSLIDSQDNDYYKIDIVIADRDCGGLNIAENAGIKAVLLDRKVYKKDLFKKIDEEISNIDLVVLAGFLSIVDSAFIKKWEGKIINIHPSLLPKYGGKGMYGIHVHEAVIANKEKESGCTVHYVTDTIDGGDIIMQTKVEVKEDDTADVLQKRVLVEEHKLLPATVKKLSKM, encoded by the coding sequence ATGCTTAGAGTAGCCGTTTTAATTTCCGGTGGTGGAAGTAATTTAAAATCTTTGATAGATTCACAGGATAATGATTATTATAAAATAGATATAGTTATTGCAGATAGAGATTGCGGCGGACTGAATATTGCTGAAAATGCAGGAATAAAAGCTGTATTATTAGATAGAAAAGTATATAAAAAAGATTTATTTAAAAAGATAGATGAAGAGATTTCTAATATAGATTTGGTCGTATTGGCAGGATTTTTATCAATAGTAGACAGTGCCTTTATAAAAAAATGGGAAGGAAAAATTATTAATATTCACCCATCTCTTCTTCCTAAATACGGCGGAAAGGGAATGTATGGCATTCATGTACATGAGGCTGTAATTGCAAACAAAGAAAAAGAATCAGGATGCACTGTTCATTATGTTACCGACACTATAGACGGCGGAGATATCATAATGCAGACTAAAGTTGAAGTAAAAGAAGATGATACTGCTGATGTTTTACAAAAACGTGTATTAGTAGAAGAACATAAATTACTTCCTGCTACTGTTAAAAAACTTTCTAAAATGTGA